The Geothrix sp. DNA segment GGGAGATGGGCGGGTCGAAGCGCTTGCCGATCTGTTCGAGGGTGAGGGGATCCTCCCCGCCGATGCCGAAGTGGAGCGTGATGATGGTGCGTTCCTTCTCGCTCAGCGAGGCCAAGCTGGCCTCGATCTGCTCGAGGAAGGCCTCCTGGTCCAGCGTGTGCATGGCGGAGGGCTCCACCTCCTGCTCCAGGCTGTCGCCCACGGTGAGGTCGGAGTCCCCGAGGCCCTGCTCGGTGGACACGGTGGAGGTGGTCTGCTGGAGCACCTGCAGCCGCTCCACCTCCTCGATGCTGAGGTTCGCCGCCTGGGCGATCTCCTGCAGCATGGGCGGACGGCCCAGGGACTGGCTGAGCTTCTGGGTCACGCGGTTGAGCTGCACCAGGTGGCCCGCCACCTTCTGGGGCAGGCGGATCTTGTTGCCGTGCTCGGCCAGGGCGTGGAAGATCGCCTGCCGCACCCACCACGACGCATAGGTGAGGAACTTGTTCAGGCGCTCGGGATCGAAGCGCTTGGCGGCTTCGATCAGCCCCAGATTGCCCTCACTGATGAGGTCCAGCAGGTCGAGGCCCATGCCCTCGAATTTGCGGGCCTCCTTGACCACGAAGCGCAGGTTGCCCTCCACCAGCTTGCGGAGTCCTTCGGGATTGCGGTCGTTCTGCCACAGACGCCCGTTGATCCGTTCCTCCTCTGCGGTGAGCAGGGGCAGGTGGCGGATCGAGTCGAAATACTTGTCGAGCGAGCGCTCTTCGAGATGCCGGAGGGGCACGATACTCCCAGGGGAAGGATCAGCATAGCAAGCGATCCCGGCCGCCGAGACATGTGCGAAAAATGTCAGCGCTTGCGCAATCCGTGGGGGGTCAGTTTCACCAGACCGGTGGCCGACGTGGGCCGGGGCACGTCCTTCAGGCCGGCCGCCTCCAGGGCGTGGGCCAGGCGCTCCAGGTCCTCCTGCAGCAGGTTCAGCCGATCCCGCATGCCCAGCACCACCTCCACGCCGGCCAGGTTCACGCCCAGGTCGCGGGTGAGGTTGAGAATGAACTCCAGGCGCTCCAGGTCCTCGTCGCTGTAGAGGCGGGTCTTGCCTTCGGTGCGGCTGGGCGTGAGCAGGCCCTCCCGCTCGTAGAGCCGCAGGGTCTGGGGGTGCACGCCGTAGCGCATGGACACCACGCCGATCATGTAGGCGCCCAGTCTCGGATCCTTAGCCATGATTCGCACCCCGCTGCTTGCGCACATCTTCGTCGTTCAGTTCCGCCAGCTCCCGCAGCAGCTCCTTGCTGCGCTCGTCCTGGATGGCGGGCGTCACCAGGGCCACCTCGGCGATGAGGTCACCCCGCTGGCTGCCCCGGGGGATGGGCATGCCCTGGCCCTTGAGCCGCAGCTTCGCGCCAGTTTGCGTCCCCGGCGGCACCTTGATGGTCTGCTGGCCCTCGGGCGTCGGGACGTCCACCTTGGCGCCCAGGGCCGCCTCCGTGAAGGAGATGGGCAGCTTCACGTAGAGGTTGGGGCCCTTGCGCTCGAAGCGCGCGTCCTGCTCCATGCTGATCTGCAGGAAGAGGTCGCCGGGCCCGCCGCCGCGGCGGCCCGCCTCGCCCTTGCCGGCGACGCGCAGCTTGGCGCCGTCCTCGACGCCAGCCGGGATGGCGATGGTGACGGTCTCCTGGCGGCCATGCCGGCCTGCGCCCCCGCAGTCGGGACAGGCCGGGGCCTTGGAGCCGCGGCCGCCGCAGTCGGGACAGGTGCGGCCGAAGGAGAGGAAGCCGGAGCCGCCACCCACCTTGCCCTTGCCCTGGCAGGTGCGGCACTGCTCCTGTTTGCGGCTGGATTCGCCCGTGCCGCGGCAGGTGAGACAGGGCTCCGAGCGGTTCACGCGCAGGTTGAGGCGGGTGCCCTCGAAGGCCTCGCGGAAGCCCAGGCGCACGGCGTGGATCAGGTCCTCGCCACGCTCGGGGCCATGCCGCATGGGTCGGCCCCCGAAGCCCGCGAAGATGTCCTCGAAGCCGAAGCCCGCACCCTGCTGGAAGCCCGGCGGGATCTGCGTTCCGGGTCCGCTGGGGTCGCCGTAGGTGTCGTAGTTCTTCCGCTTCTCGGCATCCGACAGCACGTCGTTGGCCTCGGACAGCTTCTTGAACTCGGCCTCGGCCTTGGCATCGCCCGGGTTCAGATCCGGGTGGTGCTTCCGCGCCAGCTTGCGGTACGCCTTCTTGATGTCCTCGTCGGAGGCGGATTTCGAAACGCCCAGGATCTTGTAGTAGTCGGGGTGGGCCATGGTCTTAGTCTAGGGCACTAAGATTTCGTTCGCGCAGAAAAATGGGGAGCCCGGAAGCTCCCCGATTTCCTGCGAAGCCTAACTGACGACTTCCGCGTCGATCACGTTGTCGTCGGCCTTCTTCTCGCCGCCGGGGTGGGCGCCGGGCGCGCCGGGAGTGGAGCCATCCTGGGGGGGCTCCTGCTTGTAGAGGCTCTCGGCCAGCTTGTGGCTCTTGGCGGTGAGGGCCTCCAGGGCCTTCTTGATGCGCTCCTTCTCCAGGCTGGCCAGGGCGGCCTTGGCCTCGACGATGGCCTCCTCGGCCTCCTTCTTGTCCGCCTCGGGCAGCTTGTCGCCGCTGTCCTTCAGGAGCTTCTCCACCTGGTAGACCATCTGGTCGAGGTGGTTCTTCTCCTCCAGCATCGACTTGCGGTCCTCGTCCTCGGCCTTGTGGGCCTCGGCGTCGCGCACCTTGGCTTCGATCTCCTCCTTGGAGAGGCCGGTGCTGCCCGTCAGCGTGATGCTGGCATCCTTGCCCGTGCCCTTGTCCTTGGCGGTGACGTGCACGATGCCGTTGGCGTCGATGTCGAAGACCACCTCGATCTGGGGCATGCCGCGGGGGGCGGGCGCGATGTTGCCCAGGTGGAACTGGCCCAGCAGCTTGTTGCCCTCGACCACGGGGCGCTCGCCCTGGAACACCTCGATGTCCACACCGGGCTGGTTGTCCACGGCGGTGGTGTAGACCTCGGAGCGCTTGGTGGGGATGGTGGTGTTGCGGGGGATGATGACGCTCATCTGGCCGCCGTTGGCGTTGATGCCCAAGCTGAGCGGCGTCACGTCCAGGAGCAGCACGCCCTTGACGTCACCGGCCAGCACGCCGGCCTGCACGGCGGCGCCCACGGCCACGACCTCATCAGGATTCACGCTGTGGTTGGGCTCCTTGCCGAAGATCTGCTTCACCATCTCCAGCACCTTGGGGATGCGGGTGGAGCCGCCCACCATCACCACCTCGTCGATCTCGTGGTGGGCCAGCTTGGCGTCCTTCACCGCGTTCTCGCAGGGCTGCTTCAGCTTCTGCAGCACGGGCTCGATCATCAGCTCGAACTTGGCGCGGCTGAGGGTCTGGTTGATGTGCTTGGGGCCGCTGGCATCCGCCGTGATGTAGGGCAGGCTGATGTCCGTCTGGGTGGTGCTGGACAGCTCGATCTTGGCCTTTTCCGCCGCTTCCTTCAGGCGCTGCATGGCGTCCGCCTGCTTGCGCAGATCGATGCCCTCGGTCTTCTGGAACTCGTCCGCCAGCCAGTCGATGATGGCCTGGTCGATGTTGTCGCCGCCCAGGTGGGTGTCGCCGTTGGTGGATTTCACTTCGACCACGCCCTCGGAGACTTCGAGGATGCTGATGTCGAAAGTGCCGCCGCCGAAGTCGAAGACCGCGATGGTGCCGTCCTTCTTCTTGTCCAGGCCGTAGGCCAGGGCCGCGGCCGTGGGCTCGTTGACGATGCGCTTGACCTCGAGACCCGCGATGGCGCCGGCATCCTTGGTGGCCTGGCGCTGGGCGTCATTGAAGTAGGCGGGCACGGTGATGACGGCTTCCGTGACCTTCTCGCCCAGGTAGGCCTCGGCGGCCTCCTTCATCTTGGTGATGACCGCCGCGCTGATCTCCTCGGGGCTGAGCTTCTTGCCCAGCACGTCGATGGCGCAGCCGCCCTTGTCGGCGCGCTCCACCGTGTAGGGCACCAGCTTCTGCTCGCGGTCCGAGTCGGCGAAGGGCAGGCCCATGAAGCGCTTGATGGAATAGATGGTGATCTTGGGCTGGGCCACCGCCTGACGCTTGGCGGAGGTGCCCACCAGCCGCTCGCTGGTCTTGGGGTTGAAGCCCACCACGGAGGGCGTGGTGTTCGCGCCCTCGGGGTTCGGGATCACCTTGGGGACGCCGCCTTCCATGACGGCCACGCAGCTGTTGGTGGTGCCGAGGTCAATGCCGATGATCTTGCCCATGTCGTTCCTCCTGGAGGCCAGTCGGGGCCTCGCCCAGACCGGTGCTTTTGAGGATAAGGGTTAGGGCAGGATTGTCAACATGATCTTCTAAAAATCACTCATATTTTCTTCTTGCTTGATGTCTTGATGGCTACGGATATGCTGAAGACCATGGCGCTTCGACCCTGCCCCACCTGCCGCACCCCCACTTCCTGGGAGGGGAACCCCTTCAAGCCCTTCTGCTCGGAGCGCTGCCAGACCCGCGACCTCGGCGCCTGGGCCAGCGAAAGCTACCGCGTGCCCGAGAAGCCCCAGGAGGAGGATGGCGAAGGCTGGACCGGCGAGGGCGAAGGCGGCTGATCAGGCCTGGGTCTGGGCCAGGGCCCGGGCCCGGATCTCCTCCAGGCTGGCCGGCACCGGATGCAGGTCCAGGCTCCGTCCGGCCCGCAGCACCTGACCTGGCACCTCGTGGCCCACCATGCCGGGCAGGGTGCGGGCGGCCATCAGCAGGCCCGCCAGGTCCACATCCAGGGCGAGGCCCATGGCCTGCAGCATGTGGACGAGGTCCTCGGTGCAGATGTTCCCCGTGGCGCCGGGCGCGTAGGGGCAGCCGCCCAGGCCGCCCAGGGAGGCGTCGAAGCGGTCGATGCCCGCGCCCAGGCCGGCCAGGGCATTGGCCAGGCCCATGCCCCGGGTGTTGTGCAGGTGCAGGGTGGCCCCGGCCCCGGGGAAGCGGGTCCGGAAGGCCCGGCAGAGGGAGGCCACTTGGCCCGGGTGGGCCATGCCGGTGGTATCGCAGAGGGTGATGCCGCCCACGCCCGCGGCCAGGAACCGCCCTGCGAGGCCCAGGACCACGTCCTCGGGCACCACGCCCTCCATGGGGCAGCCGAAGCTGGTGGAGAGGGAGACGTTCAGGGCCACGCCGGCGCCCTGGGCCAGGTCCACCACCTCCAGCAGCCGCGCCAGGGATTGCTCGCGGGTCATGCGGAGGTTCAGCAGGTTGTGGGTCTCGCTGGCGGACATCACCAGGTTCAGCTCATCGGTGCCCGCGGCGATGGCCCGCTCGGCCCCGCGCAGGTTCGGCACCAGGGCCGTGTAGACCACGCCCGGCTGGCGGCGGAGGCTGCGCATCACCTCGTCGGCGTCGGCCAGGGCCGGGATCGCCTTGGGCGAGGTGAAGGAGGTCACCTCGATCTTGGCCAGGCCGCAGAGGCTCAGGGTGTCGATGAGGGCGATCTTGTCGGCCGTGGGGATGAACCGGGCCTCGATCTGGAATCCGTCCCGGGTGCCGACTTCCTGGATGAACAGACGCTGTCCCGCACCGGTCATGGGATCCCTCCTCAAAGAACGCCCTTGGCGCGCAGCTCGGCAAAGGCGGCCTCGGAGACGCCGGCCCGCTTGAGCACCGCCTCCGTGTCCGCCCCCAGGGCCGGAGCGGGCCCCCCGACCCGCCCCGGCGTGAGACTCAGCTTGGGCACGATGCCCGGAACCTCGATGACCTGGCCATCGGGCAGGCGGGTCTCCAGGATCATGTCCCGCGCGCGGAAGTGGGGATCCTCCGAAATGTCCCGCGCGTTGTAGATGCGGCCCGAGGGCACCCGCGCCTCGTCCAGCGTGGCGAGCACCTCGTCCAGGGACCGCGTGGCGGACCAGGCGCCGATGGCCGCATCCAGCTCCTCGGCCCGGGCCGCGCGGCCCTCGTTGCTGGCCAGGCCCGGATCCTCGGCCAGGTCGCTCCGGCCGATGCGCACCATGAGGCGCTTGAAGATGCCGTCGCCATTGCCCGCGATGAGCGCGAAGCCGCCATCCGCGCAGCGGTAGGCGTTGGTGGGGGCGATGCCGGGCAGGGCGCTGCCCGAGGGCTCGCGCACCACGCCAAAGGCGCTGTACTCCGGCAGCAGGCTCTCCATCATGTTGAAGACCGCTTCGTAGAGCGCGATGTCGATGACCTGGCCCTCGCCGCCGTTCACCTCGCGGTGCCGGAGCGCCAGCAGCACGCCGATGACGCCGTGCAGGGCCGCCAGGGAATCGCCCATGGACACGCCCACCCGCACGGGCGTGCGGCCTGGCTCCGCCGTGAGATAGCGCAGGCCGCCCATGGCCTCACCGATGACGCCGAAGCCCGAGCGGTCGCGGTAGGGCCCCGTCTGCCCGTAGCCTGAGATGCGCAGCATGATCAGCCCGGGGTTGAGGGCGTGGAGCTCCTCCCAGCCCAGACCCCAGCCTTCGAGGGTGCCGGGGCGGAAGTTCTCGATGAGCACGTCCGTCTCTTTCACCAGGCCGCGGATGATCTCCTGGGCCTCGGGTCTGCGGAGGTCCAGGGCGACGGACTGCTTGTTGCGCGACTGGACCTGCCACCAGACGGAGGTGCCGTCCTTCAGCAGACGCCACTTGCGCAGGGGATCGCCCAGGCCCGGCGGCTCGATCTTGATGACCTCGGCGCCGAACTCGCCCAGGGTCTTCGCGGCGAAGGGGCCGGCGATGAGCTGACCCAGTTCCAGGACCCGGATGCCGCTGAGGGCGCTTGCTTGCATGCTGGCCTCGCCTTGCGGAAAGGGGGAGGCGCCCAAGGACGCCTCCCCGCTAGAGCATATGCAGGACTACCAGAGGTGGAGGAACTTCCACCAGGCGCCGCCGACCAGCACCCAGATGAGGATGTTGACGACGCTGACGATGAAGCCCAGTCGCCACCAGGTGCCGATGGGCACGTAGCCCATGCCGAACATGGCGGCAGCCGGTCCTGTCCCGTAGTGGGTCATGCTGGCATGCAGGTTGGAGAAGAAGCAGAGCACCAGGGCCGCCAGCATGGGCGGGGCTCCGAGGGCGATGGACACGCCCAGGAAGGCGGCATACATGGCGCCCGCATGGGCGGTCATGCTGGCGAAGAAGTAGTGGGCATAGAAGTAGGTCAGGGCGAGCACCAGGAAACCGAAGTGCCAGCTGTGGCCCGCCATGGCGGCGCCCATGACTTTGCTGAACCAGGGGATCATGCCGATCTTGTTGAGGAAGCCCGCCATCATGATGAGGGCCCCGGTCCAGATCAGCACGTCCCAGGCGTTGTGCTCTTCCAACACATCCTTCCAGTTGAGCACGCCCGTGAGCAGCAGCAGGCCCAGGCCCAGCAGGGCGGCGGTGGTGCCGTCGATGCCGAAGGACTTCTCGCCGATCACCCACAACACCAGGACGAAGGCGAAAACCGCCACCATCAGCCACTCGGCCATGGAGGGCTTGCCCATCTCCTTCAGCTTCGCCTTGGCCATCTCGACGGCTTCGGGCGTCTCGGTGATCTCCGGCTTGTAGAGCTTGTAGAGCAGGTAGGGGATCACCAGCAGGCCCACGAGGCCCGGCACGATGGCCGCCACGAACCAGCTGTTCCAGGTGATGGTGATGCCGAAGTCCGCCGCGAACTTCTGGGTCATGGGGTTCGCGGCCATGGCCGTGAGGAACATGGCGCTGATGATGATGTCGATGTTGAAGCAGGCCATGAACAGGTAGGCGCCGATCTTGCGGGCGGTGCCGTCCTCGGGGTTGCTGCCGTAGGCCCGGGCCAGGGAGCGCACGATCGGCATCATGATGCCGGCGGTGCGGGCTGTGTTGCTGGGCACCACTGGGCCGAGCACGAACTCGGTGGCGGCGAGACCGTAGGCCAGGCCCAGGGTCCGCTTGCCCAGCAGCTTCATGAAGAAATAGGCGATGCGGGTGCCGAGGCCGGTCTTGATGAAGCCCCGGGCGAACATGAAGGCCACGATGATGAGCCAGAGAGTCTTCTCGGCGAAGCCGCTGAGGCTGTCTGCCACCGGCAGGGTGCCGGTGATGGCCGTGAGCGCGACCCCGATGATGGCCACGGCGCCCATGGGCAGGGGCCGCAGGATGATGCCCAGGATGGTCGCCACGAAGATGGCGAAGAGGTGCAGGCCGCGGGTCCAGTCCTCCCGGCGTACCTTCTCGGATTCGGCCTTGGCCTTGGCATCCGCTTCGGCTTTCACCTTGGCCTCGGCGTCGGCCTTGACCTTGGCGGCAGCCTCCAGCTTGGCCTTGGCGGCCTCCTCGGCCTCCTTCTGCATCTGCTCCTTGGCGGACAGGGCGGGCTTCTTGGCGGCCTTGGGCTCGGCCTTGGCCTTGGCATCCACCTTGGCTTCAGGCTTGCTCTCAGGCTTCGCGGGCTTGGCTTCGGTCTTGGCGCCCTTGTCGCCGGGCTTGGCCTTGTCGGCCGGCTTGGCGGCGCCCTTGGCGCTGACACTGCCCGTGAAGAACTTCGCGTCGGGGACCTGGGTGACCTTCGGCAGGCCGAAATAAAGGAGACACCCTACGGCGAGGGTGACCAGCAGCTGGATGGGCTTCGCCCCTTGCCAGCCGTTGGATTTGTTGGAATCAGGAGTGGTCATGAAGGTATCCCGTCAAGGAGATCAGAGGGACATGCGCAGGCCGAGGCCCATTTCGGTCTGGGAATCCTTGGGCACGCCGGTGGACAGCTTAAAGGAGTCCGTCAGCTTCATGTAGGTGAAAACGCCATAGAACTCGATGCCCTTGCGCAGGTAGTTGCGGAAGGCGGCATAGGCGACGTTCTTGCCACCGTTGACGTAGGCGGCAGTGCCCGAGGTGTTGGGAAAGGCAAAAGCGTTGGGGATGGTGTAGACACCGGCGGCATTCAGGGCCAGGGCGGCGCTGTCCACCTTGATCACCTGGTAGCCCAGGAACCCGGCCCACTGGGGCGAGAACTGGTAGGAACCGGACACGGTGTAGGCGTTGTCGGTGCGGGTCGGCTTGCCAGGGTTCTGGTCGGAAGTGTAGTGGAAGTAGCCGGCGTTGATCTTCAGGGCCTTGGTCAGGTTGATGTTGCCGCCGATGGACATGGATGTCTGGCTGAAGGGCACGACGGTGGCGTTGGTGGCACCGGTGTTGTTGGTGGTGGTGTAGAAGGCGGACATGTGCCAGGTCGGGGCGTTGAAGCCCGTGGCGACCGAGGCGGTGGAGTTCTTGGTGTTGTTGCTGGACTCGTAGTTCAGGTTGTAGGAGGCGCCATAGCAGAACCCGTCGGCGGGGGCATACTTCCAGACGATGCCCTTGTCCTGGCGGGTCTGGGCGGGGCCGCCATTGACGGGACTGATGCTGACGCCGCCGGCGTAGTAGACCAGGGACTTGAAGTTGGAGTTGTTGGTCCAGCCACCCTCGTCGTAGTTCACTTCGGCGTGGTTGAAGGGATCGCAGTAGATCACCGCGAAATCGCGGGCCAGGGTGTTCTGGCGGCCGAAGGTCAGCTTGCCGAGCTTGCCGCTGATGCCGATCCAGGCATCGCGGTTGAACAGGACGTTGGCCTTGCCCTGCTCGCCGTCGAAGAGGAAGTATTCGCTCTCCAGCTTGTAGATGACGTTCAGCCCCTCGACGTTGGTCTTGATCGAGCCCTTGAGCCCCCAGCGGTTGCCGCTGAAGAAGGGTTCGCCCATGTCGATCTTCGACCGGCCATCCGCGGTGACATTGCTCTTGGAAAGCAGGGTCAGATCGATGAGGACGTAGGGGGTCAGGTACTCGGGGAAGGCCAGGCTGGAAACCGTATCGGCCTTGGCGGCGGCCTTCTTCTCCAGTTCGGCGATGCGGACGTTCTGCCTGGCGAGTTCCGCCTGCACGTCGGGGGACTGGGCCTGGAGGCACCCGGCCACCAGGAGGGCGGACAGGCTTGCGAGGGCTGAGGTCTTCATAACGCTCCTTGAGGGAGATGGGGGGATGGGTGGCCCGGGCGTGGCGGCTGGCCGGAGGGCCCGGGGAAAAGGAACGGACGAGTGGCAAGTGACAGTCCGGAATCTTGGGCGGCCAAGCTTTCAGCCAC contains these protein-coding regions:
- a CDS encoding sigma-70 family RNA polymerase sigma factor, yielding MPLRHLEERSLDKYFDSIRHLPLLTAEEERINGRLWQNDRNPEGLRKLVEGNLRFVVKEARKFEGMGLDLLDLISEGNLGLIEAAKRFDPERLNKFLTYASWWVRQAIFHALAEHGNKIRLPQKVAGHLVQLNRVTQKLSQSLGRPPMLQEIAQAANLSIEEVERLQVLQQTTSTVSTEQGLGDSDLTVGDSLEQEVEPSAMHTLDQEAFLEQIEASLASLSEKERTIITLHFGIGGEDPLTLEQIGKRFDPPISRERVRQLEERAFARIRERRREVLGGFLRGGDGP
- the dnaK gene encoding molecular chaperone DnaK, which produces MGKIIGIDLGTTNSCVAVMEGGVPKVIPNPEGANTTPSVVGFNPKTSERLVGTSAKRQAVAQPKITIYSIKRFMGLPFADSDREQKLVPYTVERADKGGCAIDVLGKKLSPEEISAAVITKMKEAAEAYLGEKVTEAVITVPAYFNDAQRQATKDAGAIAGLEVKRIVNEPTAAALAYGLDKKKDGTIAVFDFGGGTFDISILEVSEGVVEVKSTNGDTHLGGDNIDQAIIDWLADEFQKTEGIDLRKQADAMQRLKEAAEKAKIELSSTTQTDISLPYITADASGPKHINQTLSRAKFELMIEPVLQKLKQPCENAVKDAKLAHHEIDEVVMVGGSTRIPKVLEMVKQIFGKEPNHSVNPDEVVAVGAAVQAGVLAGDVKGVLLLDVTPLSLGINANGGQMSVIIPRNTTIPTKRSEVYTTAVDNQPGVDIEVFQGERPVVEGNKLLGQFHLGNIAPAPRGMPQIEVVFDIDANGIVHVTAKDKGTGKDASITLTGSTGLSKEEIEAKVRDAEAHKAEDEDRKSMLEEKNHLDQMVYQVEKLLKDSGDKLPEADKKEAEEAIVEAKAALASLEKERIKKALEALTAKSHKLAESLYKQEPPQDGSTPGAPGAHPGGEKKADDNVIDAEVVS
- a CDS encoding MerR family transcriptional regulator, with protein sequence MAKDPRLGAYMIGVVSMRYGVHPQTLRLYEREGLLTPSRTEGKTRLYSDEDLERLEFILNLTRDLGVNLAGVEVVLGMRDRLNLLQEDLERLAHALEAAGLKDVPRPTSATGLVKLTPHGLRKR
- a CDS encoding DNA gyrase inhibitor YacG, with protein sequence MATDMLKTMALRPCPTCRTPTSWEGNPFKPFCSERCQTRDLGAWASESYRVPEKPQEEDGEGWTGEGEGG
- a CDS encoding hydroxymethylglutaryl-CoA lyase, whose amino-acid sequence is MTGAGQRLFIQEVGTRDGFQIEARFIPTADKIALIDTLSLCGLAKIEVTSFTSPKAIPALADADEVMRSLRRQPGVVYTALVPNLRGAERAIAAGTDELNLVMSASETHNLLNLRMTREQSLARLLEVVDLAQGAGVALNVSLSTSFGCPMEGVVPEDVVLGLAGRFLAAGVGGITLCDTTGMAHPGQVASLCRAFRTRFPGAGATLHLHNTRGMGLANALAGLGAGIDRFDASLGGLGGCPYAPGATGNICTEDLVHMLQAMGLALDVDLAGLLMAARTLPGMVGHEVPGQVLRAGRSLDLHPVPASLEEIRARALAQTQA
- a CDS encoding J domain-containing protein; the encoded protein is MAHPDYYKILGVSKSASDEDIKKAYRKLARKHHPDLNPGDAKAEAEFKKLSEANDVLSDAEKRKNYDTYGDPSGPGTQIPPGFQQGAGFGFEDIFAGFGGRPMRHGPERGEDLIHAVRLGFREAFEGTRLNLRVNRSEPCLTCRGTGESSRKQEQCRTCQGKGKVGGGSGFLSFGRTCPDCGGRGSKAPACPDCGGAGRHGRQETVTIAIPAGVEDGAKLRVAGKGEAGRRGGGPGDLFLQISMEQDARFERKGPNLYVKLPISFTEAALGAKVDVPTPEGQQTIKVPPGTQTGAKLRLKGQGMPIPRGSQRGDLIAEVALVTPAIQDERSKELLRELAELNDEDVRKQRGANHG
- a CDS encoding porin gives rise to the protein MKTSALASLSALLVAGCLQAQSPDVQAELARQNVRIAELEKKAAAKADTVSSLAFPEYLTPYVLIDLTLLSKSNVTADGRSKIDMGEPFFSGNRWGLKGSIKTNVEGLNVIYKLESEYFLFDGEQGKANVLFNRDAWIGISGKLGKLTFGRQNTLARDFAVIYCDPFNHAEVNYDEGGWTNNSNFKSLVYYAGGVSISPVNGGPAQTRQDKGIVWKYAPADGFCYGASYNLNYESSNNTKNSTASVATGFNAPTWHMSAFYTTTNNTGATNATVVPFSQTSMSIGGNINLTKALKINAGYFHYTSDQNPGKPTRTDNAYTVSGSYQFSPQWAGFLGYQVIKVDSAALALNAAGVYTIPNAFAFPNTSGTAAYVNGGKNVAYAAFRNYLRKGIEFYGVFTYMKLTDSFKLSTGVPKDSQTEMGLGLRMSL
- a CDS encoding anion permease; its protein translation is MTTPDSNKSNGWQGAKPIQLLVTLAVGCLLYFGLPKVTQVPDAKFFTGSVSAKGAAKPADKAKPGDKGAKTEAKPAKPESKPEAKVDAKAKAEPKAAKKPALSAKEQMQKEAEEAAKAKLEAAAKVKADAEAKVKAEADAKAKAESEKVRREDWTRGLHLFAIFVATILGIILRPLPMGAVAIIGVALTAITGTLPVADSLSGFAEKTLWLIIVAFMFARGFIKTGLGTRIAYFFMKLLGKRTLGLAYGLAATEFVLGPVVPSNTARTAGIMMPIVRSLARAYGSNPEDGTARKIGAYLFMACFNIDIIISAMFLTAMAANPMTQKFAADFGITITWNSWFVAAIVPGLVGLLVIPYLLYKLYKPEITETPEAVEMAKAKLKEMGKPSMAEWLMVAVFAFVLVLWVIGEKSFGIDGTTAALLGLGLLLLTGVLNWKDVLEEHNAWDVLIWTGALIMMAGFLNKIGMIPWFSKVMGAAMAGHSWHFGFLVLALTYFYAHYFFASMTAHAGAMYAAFLGVSIALGAPPMLAALVLCFFSNLHASMTHYGTGPAAAMFGMGYVPIGTWWRLGFIVSVVNILIWVLVGGAWWKFLHLW
- a CDS encoding CaiB/BaiF CoA transferase family protein, with amino-acid sequence MQASALSGIRVLELGQLIAGPFAAKTLGEFGAEVIKIEPPGLGDPLRKWRLLKDGTSVWWQVQSRNKQSVALDLRRPEAQEIIRGLVKETDVLIENFRPGTLEGWGLGWEELHALNPGLIMLRISGYGQTGPYRDRSGFGVIGEAMGGLRYLTAEPGRTPVRVGVSMGDSLAALHGVIGVLLALRHREVNGGEGQVIDIALYEAVFNMMESLLPEYSAFGVVREPSGSALPGIAPTNAYRCADGGFALIAGNGDGIFKRLMVRIGRSDLAEDPGLASNEGRAARAEELDAAIGAWSATRSLDEVLATLDEARVPSGRIYNARDISEDPHFRARDMILETRLPDGQVIEVPGIVPKLSLTPGRVGGPAPALGADTEAVLKRAGVSEAAFAELRAKGVL